A genomic region of Clarias gariepinus isolate MV-2021 ecotype Netherlands chromosome 23, CGAR_prim_01v2, whole genome shotgun sequence contains the following coding sequences:
- the tegt gene encoding probable Bax inhibitor 1 → MNVFDRNINFNAIFKFSQISRSTQQHLKNVYATLSMCMFMAAAGAYVHVILRLFQGGLLSVLGSLAMMTWLSVTPHNPETEKKRLAILSAFALLTGLGLGPVMDFVIKINPSIIVTAFLGTSAIFVCFTLSALYAQRRSYLFLGGTLLSGLSIMLLISILNVFVGSLALFKVNLYITLAIMCGFVLFDTQLIIEKAEMGDKDYIWHCVDLFMDFVSIFRKLMILMAMNEKVR, encoded by the exons ATGAATGTGTTTGATCGCAACATCAACTTCAACGCAATCTTTAAGTTCtctcagat TTCGCGTTCCACTCAGCAGCACCTGAAGAATGTCTATGCCACTTTGTCAATGTGTATGTTCATGGCAGCAGCCGGAGCATATGTTCACGTCATCTTGCGTCTGTTTCAG GGTGGACTGCTGTCAGTGTTGGGTTCCCTGGCGATGATGACATGGCTCTCTGTGACTCCTCACAACCCCGAGACGGAAAAGAAGAGACTCGCTATTCTTTCTGCATTCGCCCTCCTCACAG GACTTGGACTCGGGCCTGTCATGGATTTTGTCATTAAGATCAACCCAAG caTCATCGTTACGGCGTTTCTAGGCACCTCGGCCATTTTCGTCTGTTTCACTCTGAGTGCTCTTTACGCTCAGCGCAGGAGTTACCTGTTCCTTGGAG GCACCCTGTTGTCTGGCCTGTCCATCATGCTGCTGATTTCAATCCTCAACGTGTTCGTCGGCTCCCTCGCGCTCTTTAAG GTTAATCTCTACATCACTCTGGCCATCATGTGCGGGTTTGTGCTGTTTGACACACAGCTGATCATTGAGAAAGCAGAGATGGGAGATAAAGACTACATCTG GCATTGTGTGGATCTCTTCATGGACTTTGTGTCTATCTTCAGAAAGCTCATGATCCTGATGGCTATGAATGAGAAGGTGCGCTAA
- the LOC128511600 gene encoding ly6/PLAUR domain-containing protein 1-like: protein MRALCVFTCLCVCIVTSVWPLQMQCYQCEETVMNNDCSAATFIVNCTANIQDACQKEVMENTHGVFYRKACASYATCLIASAGYQRFCSPGHVGSVCISCCNSPLCNGPRPPHAPSTAPTHNYTHSKHLCILLLTAVALPILFP from the exons ATGCGAGCATTGTGCGTTTTcacctgtctgtgtgtctgcatCGTCACTTCAG TGTGGCCATTACAGATGCAGTGCTACCAGTGTGAGGAGACAGTGATGAATAACGACTGTTCAGCCGCGACCTTCATCGTAAACTGCACAGCTAACATTCAGGACGCATGTCAGAAGGAGGTGATGGAGAACACACATG GTGTGTTTTACCGGAAGGCATGTGCGTCCTACGCCACCTGTCTGATCGCCTCAGCGGGATATCAACGTTTCTGCTCTCCGGGTCATGTGGGCTCTGTGTGCATCAGCTGCTGTAACTCCCCGCTGTGTAACGGGCCACGCCCTCCACACGCACCCTCCACAGCACCCACACATAACTACACACACAGCAAACACCTCTGCATCCTGCTGCTGACTGCAGTGGCCCTGCCCATCCTCTTCCCCTGA